A genome region from Populus alba chromosome 3, ASM523922v2, whole genome shotgun sequence includes the following:
- the LOC118037870 gene encoding zinc finger BED domain-containing protein DAYSLEEPER isoform X1: MNQGSSLVMEVEDPMSPTMAIIPVTPTNNNGPPTSEDQPNKRRRKKSIVWEHFTIETVGAGCMRACCKQCKKSFAYITGTKLAGTSHLKRHIALGICPVSRQKNESSPYPPGLKTGPPKKRFRASPGFSAIPLDQDRCNHEIAKMIIQHDYPLHIVEHPAFIDFVRTLQPHYNMVNFNTIQGECVAVYLREKQSLLNLIGGIPGRVNLTLYLGTSNLDIGYAFLTGHFVDGDWNLQQRILNVVTLPFYDSDYAFNEAIVSCLSDWQLESKLFTLTLDQSFSNETIIGNLRGLLSVKNPFVLHGQLLKGNCYARVLSHLAQDALSATGDIVMRIRESVKYVKTSEAHDEKFTELRQQLQVPSTKDLIIDDQTKWNTTYQMLEAACELKEVFACLDTSDPVYKINPSIDDWQKADILCTYLKLLYDAANILTGPSYPPAHVFYHEVYKIQLELTSAAMSHDPFVRNLTKPLKEKFDQYWKDCFLILAIAVVMDPRFKMKLLEFSFPKVFGEDAGMWIKSVDDGIHELLVGYLTPNFHLPATDVEEGHVSIPQSDNLQEIEVAPAPEEHFQRLPAQEVLHQVVHPDKATPQEVSLQDGHQQEVSLHESLLQEVPLQVVTPQEMHAEEVPSQEVSSHEIYTEVPSQEPLSHEMHPQEATPHESHTEQVPSQEMQSEEVPSQEVRSQEMNNEEIHPQDIHTEEVLSQEVSAQEICSEEVPSQEVSIQEMQTEEALPQAMQTEDLMQTEDLPPQEMQLQVICQGMQPQELHTQDLPMLSIGDGLSDFDIYISEITSGQHFKSELDQYLEESLLPRVHEFDVLGWWKLNRLKYPTLSKMAVDILSIPVSTVTSDSVFDTENKRIDSYRSSLRPVTLEALVCAKDWLQHGSSLLSSPSL, from the exons ATGAACCAAG GATCAAGCCTTGTCATGGAAGTAGAAGACCCCATGAGTCCCACTATGGCGATTATCCCTGTGACGCCAACAAATAACAATGGGCCACCCACTTCTGAGGATCAGCCTAATAAACGGAGAAGAAAGAAGTCTATTGTCTGGGAACACTTCACAATTGAAACTGTTGGAGCTGGTTGTATGAGAGCATGCTGTAAACAGTGCAAGAAATCATTTGCATATATTACTGGTACAAAGCTTGCAGGAACCAGCCACCTCAAACGACATATTGCCCTGGGGATCTGCCCTGTAAGCCGTCAGAAAAATGAATCATCACCGTATCCACCAGGCTTGAAAACAGGCCCTCCTAAGAAACGTTTCCGAGCATCTCCTGGATTCTCCGCCATTCCCTTGGATCAGGACCGCTGCAACCATGAGATAGCTAAGATGATCATACAGCATGATTATCCACTCCACATAGTGGAACATCCTGCTTTCATTGATTTTGTCCGGACTCTTCAACCTCATTACAATATGGTGAATTTTAACACCATTCAAGGTGAATGTGTGGCTGTGTACCTGAGGGAGAAGCAAAGCCTTTTAAACCTTATCGGTGGAATTCCTGGACGAGTCAATCTCACATTGTATTTGGGGACTTCAAATCTAGATATCGGATATGCTTTCTTAACAGGTCACTTCGTTGATGGTGATTGGAATTTACAGCAACGGATCCTTAATGTTGTGACATTACCTTTCTATGATTCTGATTATGCCTTCAATGAAGCAATTGTGTCTTGCCTATCTGATTGGCAATTGGAGAGCAAGTTATTTACTCTTACCCTTGATCAATCCTTCTCAAATGAGACCATAATTGGAAATCTAAGAGGACTTCTTTCTGTCAAGAACCCATTTGTGCTCCATGGTCAATTACTGAAAGGGAATTGCTATGCTCGTGTATTAAGTCATCTTGCACAAGATGCACTCAGTGCTACAGGGGATATTGTCATGAGAATCCGTGAAAGTGTGAAGTATGTGAAAACTTCAGAAGCTCATGACGAGAAGTTCACTGAACTAAGGCAACAACTTCAAGTCCCTAGCACAAAAGACCTCATTATTGATGATCAAACTAAATGGAATACAACTTACCAAATGCTGGAGGCTGCCTGTGAATTGAAAGAAGTATTTGCTTGCTTAGATACTTCTGACCCTGTTTACAAGATAAACCCATCAATCGATGATTGGCAGAAGGCGGATATTCTCTGCACATACTTGAAGCTTTTATATGATGCAGCTAACATTTTGACAGGCCCATCATACCCTCCTGCCCATGTATTTTACCATGAAGTGTACAAAATCCAGTTGGAGCTGACAAGTGCAGCCATGAGCCATGACCCCTTTGTCAGAAACCTGACCAAACCCTTGAAAGAAAAGTTTGATCAATATTGGAAGGATTGCTTCCTTATTTTGGCAATTGCAGTAGTCATGGATCCAAGGTTTAAGATGAAGCTTCTTGAATTTAGCTTCCCGAAGGTCTTTGGTGAGGATGCTGGTATGTGGATCAAGAGTGTTGATGATGGTATTCATGAACTCTTGGTAGGCTATCTTACACCAAATTTTCATCTACCAGCAACAGATGTGGAAGAAGGGCATGTCAGCATTCCTCAATCAGACAATCTTCAAGAAATTGAAGTAGCACCTGCTCCGGAGGAACACTTTCAAAGACTACCTGCCCAAGAAGTACTTCATCAAGTGGTACACCCTGACAAAGCAACTCCTCAAGAAGTGTCTCTTCAAGATGGGCACCAACAAGAGGTATCCCTTCATGAGTCGCTCCTTCAAGAAGTGCCCTTACAGGTAGTGACCCCTCAAGAGATGCATGCTGAAGAAGTACCTTCCCAAGAAGTATCATCTCATGAGATATACACTGAAGTGCCCTCCCAGGAACCACTCTCCCATGAAATGCATCCTCAAGAAGCAACTCCTCATGAGTCGCATACTGAACAAGTGCCTTCTCAAGAGATGCAAAGTGAAGAAGTTCCCTCCCAAGAAGTACGCTCGCAAGAGATGAACAATGAAGAAATACACCCTCAAGACATTCACACTGAAGAAGTTCTCTCCCAAGAAGTATCTGCTCAAGAGATTTGCTCTGAAGAAGTTCCATCCCAAGAAGTATCCATTCAAGAGATGCAGACAGAAGAAGCGTTGCCTCAAGCGATGCAGACAGAAGATTTGATGCAGACAGAAGATTTGCCACCGCAAGAGATGCAACTCCAAGTAATCTGTCAAGGGATGCAGCCTCAAGAATTGCACACTCAAGATCTACCTATGCTTTCTATTGGAGATGGGCTTTCAGATTTTGATATATACATCTCTGAGATTACAAGTGGGCAACATTTCAAGTCAGAATTGGATCAGTATCTAGAGGAGTCGCTTCTGCCTCGTGTGCATGAGTTTGATGTGTTAGGTTGGTGGAAACTAAACAGACTGAAGTATCCAACACTTTCCAAGATGGCTGTTGATATTTTATCGATACCAGTGTCTACTGTTACTTCTGATTCTGTGTTTGACACTGAAAACAAAAGGATAGATAGCTACAGGAGTTCACTGCGTCCTGTGACACTTGAAGCCCTTGTATGCGCCAAGGATTGGCTCCAGCATGGATCATCATTGTTGTCATCACCATCACTGTAG
- the LOC118037870 gene encoding zinc finger BED domain-containing protein DAYSLEEPER isoform X2, with protein sequence MEVEDPMSPTMAIIPVTPTNNNGPPTSEDQPNKRRRKKSIVWEHFTIETVGAGCMRACCKQCKKSFAYITGTKLAGTSHLKRHIALGICPVSRQKNESSPYPPGLKTGPPKKRFRASPGFSAIPLDQDRCNHEIAKMIIQHDYPLHIVEHPAFIDFVRTLQPHYNMVNFNTIQGECVAVYLREKQSLLNLIGGIPGRVNLTLYLGTSNLDIGYAFLTGHFVDGDWNLQQRILNVVTLPFYDSDYAFNEAIVSCLSDWQLESKLFTLTLDQSFSNETIIGNLRGLLSVKNPFVLHGQLLKGNCYARVLSHLAQDALSATGDIVMRIRESVKYVKTSEAHDEKFTELRQQLQVPSTKDLIIDDQTKWNTTYQMLEAACELKEVFACLDTSDPVYKINPSIDDWQKADILCTYLKLLYDAANILTGPSYPPAHVFYHEVYKIQLELTSAAMSHDPFVRNLTKPLKEKFDQYWKDCFLILAIAVVMDPRFKMKLLEFSFPKVFGEDAGMWIKSVDDGIHELLVGYLTPNFHLPATDVEEGHVSIPQSDNLQEIEVAPAPEEHFQRLPAQEVLHQVVHPDKATPQEVSLQDGHQQEVSLHESLLQEVPLQVVTPQEMHAEEVPSQEVSSHEIYTEVPSQEPLSHEMHPQEATPHESHTEQVPSQEMQSEEVPSQEVRSQEMNNEEIHPQDIHTEEVLSQEVSAQEICSEEVPSQEVSIQEMQTEEALPQAMQTEDLMQTEDLPPQEMQLQVICQGMQPQELHTQDLPMLSIGDGLSDFDIYISEITSGQHFKSELDQYLEESLLPRVHEFDVLGWWKLNRLKYPTLSKMAVDILSIPVSTVTSDSVFDTENKRIDSYRSSLRPVTLEALVCAKDWLQHGSSLLSSPSL encoded by the coding sequence ATGGAAGTAGAAGACCCCATGAGTCCCACTATGGCGATTATCCCTGTGACGCCAACAAATAACAATGGGCCACCCACTTCTGAGGATCAGCCTAATAAACGGAGAAGAAAGAAGTCTATTGTCTGGGAACACTTCACAATTGAAACTGTTGGAGCTGGTTGTATGAGAGCATGCTGTAAACAGTGCAAGAAATCATTTGCATATATTACTGGTACAAAGCTTGCAGGAACCAGCCACCTCAAACGACATATTGCCCTGGGGATCTGCCCTGTAAGCCGTCAGAAAAATGAATCATCACCGTATCCACCAGGCTTGAAAACAGGCCCTCCTAAGAAACGTTTCCGAGCATCTCCTGGATTCTCCGCCATTCCCTTGGATCAGGACCGCTGCAACCATGAGATAGCTAAGATGATCATACAGCATGATTATCCACTCCACATAGTGGAACATCCTGCTTTCATTGATTTTGTCCGGACTCTTCAACCTCATTACAATATGGTGAATTTTAACACCATTCAAGGTGAATGTGTGGCTGTGTACCTGAGGGAGAAGCAAAGCCTTTTAAACCTTATCGGTGGAATTCCTGGACGAGTCAATCTCACATTGTATTTGGGGACTTCAAATCTAGATATCGGATATGCTTTCTTAACAGGTCACTTCGTTGATGGTGATTGGAATTTACAGCAACGGATCCTTAATGTTGTGACATTACCTTTCTATGATTCTGATTATGCCTTCAATGAAGCAATTGTGTCTTGCCTATCTGATTGGCAATTGGAGAGCAAGTTATTTACTCTTACCCTTGATCAATCCTTCTCAAATGAGACCATAATTGGAAATCTAAGAGGACTTCTTTCTGTCAAGAACCCATTTGTGCTCCATGGTCAATTACTGAAAGGGAATTGCTATGCTCGTGTATTAAGTCATCTTGCACAAGATGCACTCAGTGCTACAGGGGATATTGTCATGAGAATCCGTGAAAGTGTGAAGTATGTGAAAACTTCAGAAGCTCATGACGAGAAGTTCACTGAACTAAGGCAACAACTTCAAGTCCCTAGCACAAAAGACCTCATTATTGATGATCAAACTAAATGGAATACAACTTACCAAATGCTGGAGGCTGCCTGTGAATTGAAAGAAGTATTTGCTTGCTTAGATACTTCTGACCCTGTTTACAAGATAAACCCATCAATCGATGATTGGCAGAAGGCGGATATTCTCTGCACATACTTGAAGCTTTTATATGATGCAGCTAACATTTTGACAGGCCCATCATACCCTCCTGCCCATGTATTTTACCATGAAGTGTACAAAATCCAGTTGGAGCTGACAAGTGCAGCCATGAGCCATGACCCCTTTGTCAGAAACCTGACCAAACCCTTGAAAGAAAAGTTTGATCAATATTGGAAGGATTGCTTCCTTATTTTGGCAATTGCAGTAGTCATGGATCCAAGGTTTAAGATGAAGCTTCTTGAATTTAGCTTCCCGAAGGTCTTTGGTGAGGATGCTGGTATGTGGATCAAGAGTGTTGATGATGGTATTCATGAACTCTTGGTAGGCTATCTTACACCAAATTTTCATCTACCAGCAACAGATGTGGAAGAAGGGCATGTCAGCATTCCTCAATCAGACAATCTTCAAGAAATTGAAGTAGCACCTGCTCCGGAGGAACACTTTCAAAGACTACCTGCCCAAGAAGTACTTCATCAAGTGGTACACCCTGACAAAGCAACTCCTCAAGAAGTGTCTCTTCAAGATGGGCACCAACAAGAGGTATCCCTTCATGAGTCGCTCCTTCAAGAAGTGCCCTTACAGGTAGTGACCCCTCAAGAGATGCATGCTGAAGAAGTACCTTCCCAAGAAGTATCATCTCATGAGATATACACTGAAGTGCCCTCCCAGGAACCACTCTCCCATGAAATGCATCCTCAAGAAGCAACTCCTCATGAGTCGCATACTGAACAAGTGCCTTCTCAAGAGATGCAAAGTGAAGAAGTTCCCTCCCAAGAAGTACGCTCGCAAGAGATGAACAATGAAGAAATACACCCTCAAGACATTCACACTGAAGAAGTTCTCTCCCAAGAAGTATCTGCTCAAGAGATTTGCTCTGAAGAAGTTCCATCCCAAGAAGTATCCATTCAAGAGATGCAGACAGAAGAAGCGTTGCCTCAAGCGATGCAGACAGAAGATTTGATGCAGACAGAAGATTTGCCACCGCAAGAGATGCAACTCCAAGTAATCTGTCAAGGGATGCAGCCTCAAGAATTGCACACTCAAGATCTACCTATGCTTTCTATTGGAGATGGGCTTTCAGATTTTGATATATACATCTCTGAGATTACAAGTGGGCAACATTTCAAGTCAGAATTGGATCAGTATCTAGAGGAGTCGCTTCTGCCTCGTGTGCATGAGTTTGATGTGTTAGGTTGGTGGAAACTAAACAGACTGAAGTATCCAACACTTTCCAAGATGGCTGTTGATATTTTATCGATACCAGTGTCTACTGTTACTTCTGATTCTGTGTTTGACACTGAAAACAAAAGGATAGATAGCTACAGGAGTTCACTGCGTCCTGTGACACTTGAAGCCCTTGTATGCGCCAAGGATTGGCTCCAGCATGGATCATCATTGTTGTCATCACCATCACTGTAG